A DNA window from Tachysurus fulvidraco isolate hzauxx_2018 chromosome 4, HZAU_PFXX_2.0, whole genome shotgun sequence contains the following coding sequences:
- the parga gene encoding poly(ADP-ribose) glycohydrolase, translated as MSALQTEKRLKLEADCSSGRSVEEATGTHRGILSTDVLKPNMEETKMEVNSNISSDMKVEDVRSDCHQSFECNQKDVCQQKENDKCFDVTLRRPGDKNIGETPASTNSNTEVTYGLSSPISSDSDNAVIETKSTTEEAALVSNSSDANLTKVASISTEKTKLELSLSQSTSADVEMLSPESPTCKSLLYNSSVESHNPSAESQAPCAQSSSPRESTNLIDTKAGPGMIKDPDVTAMETDNSVSSGNVLMENQDSSVNQSQTREPVLVTLPRVDRKWLGTPVEELRRMPMCAPALPPLRASDNHIVLIRTDLLIEGKVPVSYPNKFQDAWDDMHVKMPCSEKNLFPMENEDGVQSRWELIISALETESKSSLDIREAILTYNTTHAKRWDFTALNVLCTEGLEHTEAQYLFDVTLPKMVALALNAPHICTQPIPLLKQNMNQSLTMSQEQIACLLANAFFCTFPRRNSRKSEYYNYPEINFYRLFEGSAHQKIEKLRTLLCYFRRVTTEKLTGLVTFTRQSLNSFPKWESLATRLTRLHISFEGTIEDQGYGMLQVDFANRMVGGGVTGLGLVQEEIRFLINPELIVSRLFTEALEHNECLIITGTEQYSKYSGYADSYRWKANHKDETPRDEWQRRCTEIVAVDALKYRHYMEQFHPEKFTRELNKAYCGFVRHGVDTQNLSAIATGNWGCGAFGGDTRLKALLQLMAAAEAGRDVAYFTFGDSALMRDVHDLHTFLTDKNVTVGKLYGLLKQYFNMVVKNSHSPRPDVSLYGFIYDQISSNPPPEPTAASSSPPDGH; from the exons ATGAGCGCTTTACAAACGGAGAAAAGGCTGAAACTGGAAGCGGATTGTTCCTCTGGCAGAAGTGTGGAAGAAGCCACAGGAACACATCGAG GTATTTTATCCACCGATGTTCTAAAGCCAAATATGGAGGAAACTAAGATGGAAGTAAACAG CAATATCAGTAGTGACATGAAGGTTGAAGACGTAAGAAGTGATTGTCATCAATCGTTTGAGTGCAACCAGAAGGATGTTTGTCAgcagaaagaaaatgacaaGTGTTTTGATGTGACGTTGCGACGACCAGGTGACAAAAATATTGGAGAAACTCCAGCAAGCACTAACTCCAACACAGAGGTAACTTATGGACTGAGTTCACCAATTAGCAGTGACAGCGATAATGCTGTCATCGAGACAAAGTCCACCACCGAGGAGGCGGCTCTTGTATCGAATTCGTCGGATGCTAATCTTACCAAAGTAGCAAGTATATCTACAGAAAAGACGAAGTTGGAGCTCAGTTTATCTCAGAGCACAAGTGCTGATGTAGAGATGCTGAGCCCAGAGAGCCCAACCTGCAAATCCTTGCTGTATAACAGCTCAGTGGAAAGCCACAATCCCAGCGCAGAGTCTCAGGCACCTTGTGCTCAATCCTCGTCTCCGAGAGAATCCACTAACCTTATTGACACTAAAGCTGGACCTGGAATGATCAAAGACCCTGATGTGACAGCTATGGAAACAGATAATTCTGTCTCTAGTGGAAATGTATTGATGGAAAATCAAGACTCCAGTGTTAACCAGTCACAGACAAG GGAGCCAGTGCTGGTGACTTTGCCACGTGTTGACAGGAAGTGGTTGGGAACTCCTGTAGAGGAGCTGAGGAGGATGCCAATGTGTGCTCCGGCCCTCCCCCCACTCAGGGCATCAGACAATCACATAGTCCTCATCCGG ACTGACCTGCTTATAGAGGGCAAGGTCCCTGTTTCATATCCCAACAAGTTCCAGGATGCCTGGGACGATATGCATGTCAAGATGCCCTGCTCTGAAAAGAACCTGTTTCCTATGGAGAATGAG GATGGAGTGCAGAGCCGATGGGAGCTCATTATTTCTGCCTTGGAAACTGAAAGCAAAAGCTCCCTAGATATCCGG GAGGCAATATTGACTTACAATACAACACATGCTAAGAGATGGGACTTCACAGCTCTAAATGTTCTCTGCACTGAG GGCCTGGAGCACACAGAGGCACAGTATCTGTTTGATGTTACGCTACCAAAGATGGTAGCATTAGCCCTGAATGCACCCCATATTTGTACCCAG CCAATCCCCCTGCTTAAGCAGAACATGAATCAGTCCCTGACTATGTCTCAGGAACAAATTGCCTGCCTGCTGGCCAACGCCTTTTTCTGTACGTTCCCCAGGCGCAATTCACGCAAGTCTGAGTACTACAACTACCCTGAGATTAATTTCTACAG ATTGTTCGAGGGATCCGCCCATCAGAAGATTGAAAAACTCAGAACTCTTCTTTGTTATTTCCGAAGAGTCACCACTGAAA AACTCACTGGTCTCGTGACATTTACAAGACAAAGCCTAAACAGTTTTCCTAAATGGGAAAG CTTGGCTACACGGCTCACACGGCTTCATATCTCCTTCGAGGGGACCATTGAGGATCAGGGATATGGCATGCTGCAG GTGGACTTTGCTAACAGGATGGTAGGAGGAGGGGTAACAGGACTAGGGTTGGTTCAGGAGGAGATTCGCTTTCTCATCAACCCAGAACTTATCGTCTCACGTCTTTTTACTGAGGCTTTGGAACACAACGAGTGCCTTATCATCACAG GCACTGAGCAGTACAGTAAGTACTCTGGCTATGCAGATAGCTACAGATGGAAGGCCAACCACAAAGATGAGACACCAAG GGATGAGTGGCAGAGAAGATGTACAGAGATTGTGGCAGTGGATGCGTTGAAGTACAGACACTACATGGAGCAATTCCACCCTGAGAAATTCACAAGGGAACTCAACAAG gCGTACTGTGGGTTTGTGCGGCACGGTGTAGACACCCAGAACCTCTCAGCCATTGCCACAGGAAACTGGGGATGTGGTGCATTCGGGGGAGACACACGACTCAAAG CCTTGCTGCAGCTAATGGCAGCAGCAGAGGCTGGTAGAGATGTGGCCTATTTCACATTCGGCGACTCTGCTCTCATGAGGGACGTTCATGATCTACACACGTTTCTGACGGATAAAAACGTGACAGTGG GTAAACTATATGGCCTCCTGAAGCAGTATTTTAATATGGTGGTGAAGAACAGTCACAGTCCGAGGCCTGATGTCAGTCTATACGGCTTCATCTATGATCAGATCAGCTCAAATCCTCCTCCTGAGCCCACTGCAGCCTCCAGTTCTCCTCCAGATGGACATTAA